One stretch of Dissulfurimicrobium hydrothermale DNA includes these proteins:
- the dsrM gene encoding sulfate reduction electron transfer complex DsrMKJOP subunit DsrM, with translation MGAMISLIAVLVIILAALVGSMAGLQYVFGVILPYTGFTILLVGFVFRVLDWAKSPVPFRIPTTAGQEFSLPWIKQAKLDNPSTTMGVLGRMAFEILAFRSLFRNTKAELRSGNLIYGPAKWLWLFALAFHWAFFIIAVRHLRLFMVPVPGFVEWLDKLDSIMQIGTPPLYITDVLLIAGVTFLLLRRLMSPRIRYISLPADYFPLFLILAIATTGILMRFFIRTDIVGVKEILVGLATFHPVMPDGIGPIFFIHATLVSVLMAYFPFSKLMHLGGVFLSPTRNMANNNRMVRHVNPWNYPVKIHTYDEYEDEFRDLMKGAGIPVERE, from the coding sequence ATGGGTGCAATGATATCCCTGATTGCGGTTTTGGTGATAATTTTAGCCGCCTTGGTAGGTTCGATGGCAGGGTTGCAATATGTCTTCGGTGTGATTCTTCCTTATACCGGCTTTACCATATTGCTTGTCGGATTTGTTTTTCGTGTGCTTGACTGGGCTAAGTCACCGGTGCCGTTTCGTATCCCTACGACAGCAGGTCAGGAATTTTCTCTCCCATGGATAAAGCAGGCAAAGCTTGACAATCCGAGCACCACGATGGGTGTGCTGGGGCGCATGGCCTTTGAAATTCTGGCCTTTAGATCACTGTTCAGAAATACCAAGGCCGAGCTCCGTAGCGGCAATCTTATTTATGGCCCGGCCAAGTGGCTGTGGTTGTTTGCTTTGGCCTTCCACTGGGCATTTTTCATTATAGCCGTAAGACACCTCCGTCTTTTCATGGTGCCGGTCCCTGGTTTTGTCGAATGGCTTGATAAGTTGGACTCGATCATGCAGATCGGCACCCCGCCGCTTTATATCACTGATGTGCTTCTGATTGCCGGGGTTACTTTTTTATTGCTGAGGCGTCTCATGAGTCCGAGGATACGCTATATCTCATTACCGGCTGATTATTTTCCGCTGTTTTTAATACTCGCCATAGCGACGACCGGCATATTAATGCGTTTCTTCATCAGGACCGACATTGTGGGCGTAAAAGAGATTTTGGTGGGCCTGGCGACCTTCCATCCAGTTATGCCTGATGGGATAGGACCGATCTTTTTTATCCATGCGACGCTGGTGAGCGTCCTTATGGCCTATTTTCCGTTCAGCAAGCTTATGCACCTTGGGGGGGTCTTTTTGAGTCCGACCAGGAATATGGCCAACAATAACAGGATGGTCAGGCACGTCAATCCATGGAATTATCCTGTCAAGATTCATACCTATGATGAATACGAGGATGAGTTCAGAGACCTTATGAAGGGCGCAGGAATACCAGTTGAGAGGGAATAA
- a CDS encoding RsbRD N-terminal domain-containing protein yields the protein MMNNLLHERLAVIEDRWIRLIAATYPPETAKFLLGQKDRFANPVGYTILNAAGPILEEILKGGDPENVKDQMDEMVRIRAVQDFEPSGAVSVFYLLKKAIRDEIRAQDLGGKIKLEDILSLESKIDKFVLMAFDVYMKCRERVWEIKLNDIMKRPFVLSEVTMCPSYLIKKGMFKDIGLEKDINNQGLS from the coding sequence ATGATGAATAATCTATTACATGAACGCCTGGCAGTTATAGAAGACAGGTGGATACGTTTGATAGCGGCGACATATCCCCCTGAGACTGCCAAGTTTTTGCTCGGCCAGAAAGATCGGTTCGCAAATCCAGTTGGCTATACCATTTTAAATGCGGCCGGTCCTATTTTGGAAGAGATTCTTAAAGGTGGTGATCCCGAAAATGTCAAGGATCAAATGGACGAGATGGTGAGGATCAGGGCGGTGCAAGATTTTGAGCCGTCCGGGGCTGTTTCGGTGTTTTATCTGCTAAAAAAGGCCATTAGAGATGAGATTCGTGCGCAGGATTTGGGCGGTAAGATCAAATTGGAAGATATCCTTTCGTTGGAATCTAAGATCGACAAATTCGTATTAATGGCCTTTGATGTGTATATGAAGTGTCGGGAGCGAGTGTGGGAGATCAAGCTCAACGACATTATGAAGAGACCTTTTGTGTTGTCAGAGGTGACTATGTGTCCATCATATCTTATAAAAAAAGGCATGTTTAAAGATATTGGCCTTGAAAAAGATATTAATAATCAAGGTCTTAGCTAA
- a CDS encoding CheW domain-containing protein — MEKQGVVIKPIADFLTDKPDFSGTTILGDGSIGLILDIPLCLTRQKGVVQRRQRAMELAALGLGGGGIQFIN; from the coding sequence TTGGAAAAACAAGGCGTGGTCATAAAACCCATCGCTGATTTTCTGACCGATAAACCGGATTTTTCCGGGACCACGATACTTGGTGACGGCTCAATAGGGCTGATCCTTGACATCCCGTTGTGCTTAACAAGGCAAAAAGGGGTTGTGCAGCGTAGACAGAGGGCCATGGAACTTGCCGCACTGGGACTTGGGGGAGGTGGTATACAATTCATTAACTAG